TTCATCATTCATCACCAAATCTAATAAACATCGACCTAATGACTATGGCAGAAGGTACTGACCCTATGGGGCATCACAATGCTGcttcccatcatcatcatcatcacaatcATCATTACAATCATTATCATCATCggttgcaacaacaacaacagttgcaacaacaacaacatcatcatcatcatctcgaACAACAACATGAATTGCAACATCAACAAGAATTACACACAATGGCCGCCCTGTCGATGgtacatcaacaaaatttgacaTCCTCCGGCGGTGTGACAAATACAACAATGactgcagcaacaacaacaccaacagcgGCAGAAAATATCAATAACAACAATCAACCTTATGTGACGAACAATAATATGCCATGGAAACAAAGGAAACGGAAACGTTTATCAGCTGTTTTAGATAAGTTACATAACAACAATGTTGCTAATCATTTgaataacaacaataacaacagcaacaacaacaataacaataatGTTGATGAAGATGGTTACATTGCCAAACGCTCAAGTAGTGCTGATGAAGATTCTGGTGAAGACCTCTCGACTTCGGAAAGCCCACGAATTAGTGTGAGTCCGCTTCAGTTGGCCGAAGTAAATGATGTGGACAATCAGCTACATGTTGACATTAAGACTGAACAACTGCCAAGTCCTTATGATAGGTATTTTCCAATTCCGTCGCCATTGTTTGGTTACTATTTGCATACGAAGTATTTGAATGAAGTATTTCGTCGGCGTAATGATCTCTATGCTGGTAGTGCAGCGCCATCTACACCCAGTTCGATGCAAGATTCTCCGCCACAAAAGGCTCCAAGTGGTCATCAAGATCATCCACCTCCATCCCAAGctccacaacaacaacaacaacaattatcACAACCAACACCTGCTCAAGCTTCATCACCACCCATTCCATCACCCCGCAGCATGAGTGATAGTCGCCAGTCTCCAaagcaacaacagcaacaacaactcCAGCAACATCATCCGGAAAGACAACCTATCAAACAAGAAATGCCACCACCACAGGAGCGTCCACTTGATCTCTCAACACGGGGCAAGAAACTCTACACCCCACCCTCGCCCCTACCGCCACTCCCGCCCTCGCCAATGGCCATGCCACCACACAGCCCCCATCAAGCCCACTATCCCATGCAACCACCACATCCAGGCATGATCAAATGCGAGATTCCAAGTGGAGCTGCAGCACCACCTACCCTCCATATGCAACATGGCGGTCATGTTGGTGTACCTGTTGTCAAGGGTGACGTTGCATCACCCACAACCAAGGAATCCGTCGCATGGCGTTACAATCTCGACGTCTCACCTGTGGTCGAAGAGATGCCACCCGGATCGGATGTCGCCTACGTTTGTCCAGTCTGTGGTCAAATGTTCTCGCTGCACGATCGTCTGGCCAAGCACATGGCATCACGTCACAAATCCCGCAACCCGTCCACTGACATTGCCAAAGCCTATTGCTGCGAAGTGTGTAATCGGTCGTTTGCCCGCTCTGATATGTTAACGCGTCACATGCGATTGCATACGGGCGTCAAGCCCTACACGTGTAAAGTTTGCGGCCAAGTATTCTCCCGCTCAGATCATCTGTCAACGCATCAGCGAACACATACTGGTGAGAAACCGTATAAATGTCCACAGTGTCCGTATGCGGCATGCCGCCGTGATATGATTACAAGACACATGCGCACCCACACCCGATATGAGGCTCAACAGAGAGGCactaataataacaataataacaataacaacaatagtAATTTgaataacaacaataataatggCAGTAGTGGTGGTATTATGGATTCACCAATTTTGACAGATGTCAAAATGAACATCCCGCTGTTGGTGAAAAGTGAAAATGATCTCGCCAAAGGACATCATAAGTCGTCGCCAATGCATTTGGCTGGGTTGAGTATGCCATTGGTTGTTAAAACAGAAAGtgcttaaaaatttttattatttttgaagttttaaatagatttttgaCAGATGTCATTTTGTATGACAATTGGATGAAAAATCTCTCCTATGGAGAGATAATGTaggttttttttcgtatttataatttaatttagttttttttttaattttgtttttatataaaataaaaatttaaagaaaaaaaataaaattgagattCCTAATGGAGATTAGTATTtagaatattttaataataattattaattattatatattttcttataaatggccagatattttaaattaaaaaaaaaaaaataaaccacacACACTAATAAAAGTCAGAAACGTTATGGTCACTTGCTTCAAAGCAAAACAAATCGAACAGATCTtcaaaagaaatattattttataaaacacataaaaatagTTAAGAATTGAAGATAATCTCTGCCAAGactgagaatattattttttataaaaaaaatacaacaataacaataatttagtaattttattatttataagttGAACACAcataaacacacaaaaaaaaaataaaaagacacaCTCAAACATAcgtaaaaaagaaagattttccCACATTATTGGATCAAAATTTCCGTCTCGAAAGAACAATTTGCCCCTAAAATTCCACTTTAAACAAAAGTCCCTTGATTCCCACCCCAGTTTATATTATGTAAATTATTATTCTCTTGTAACGCTTACtcgatatttttatttatttatttattatttaaaattttccattcttaattttataagttttccaAATTTAACAGCTAAAAGCATCTAAAACTATGcaatgattttttgataaattcatAAACCATTCcctaaatgaaaatttaataaaaaaaaaatatcctaaaattaataatagaaacacattataattattataaaacgaAGGTTGTGAATCCTTAGCGTGTAGTagcacaaattaaaaaaatgcattaaaacataaataacaataaaaaacaatacaaaaagacACAATACACAGTtatacttttaattaatttttgtaaaaaaataaatacaaattgtcTCTTAGTTTTAtaagttatttaatttattttaatttttttccaaaattaaaacaaaaaaaaatccttcattcttcaaaagtcaaaatttttaaaattattaaaaataaaaaacaaaattgtttgttcataaaatgaattaaaatttaagaaaattgaaaaattaaatttttgttactttcctttttttataaaatttgatttttggtctCTTTGTTTCGAAAATAAACCCCAGTtaagttttatttgttaatgttttggtttgaattttgttggattaagtttttcaaaaaaagttgaataaaaattctaaattttttcaaaatgaaggatgaagaaagaaattaaatttttttatttgttttaagtatttaatttatttattatataaaatattatttcctgttttattatttataattattacaaaaacataaaaacaaaaaagcaaaacaaacaaatttatgataagatacaattttaaacaaaacaaaaaaagacatATTGTGTGAATGTAGAATTTTGAGTtctctttaatttttaattttataatttaatttaatttaaaaaagtaaactttaagttgtttttattattttaatggtATTaagttatatttataattttttctaatttataatttctttgataaataaaaataaaaaataaaagacaaaatgattttttttggttatgattagtattaaaaaaaaaaaaaacaaaacaattataattagttttgcaaaataaaatgattaataattcttttttatgaaaaaacgattttttgttattattttgttgttttttggttCTCTTGGTTTCTGttgcatataatttttttttcagatttttgttgcttgttactttttttatttcagttttattttcagtatGGAGGAAGAATGTTTAAGTGAAAGTATTAAAACAGGATTTGTATTGGAAAGGGTTTAGAATGTAAATCacttgacattaaaaaaaaataaaaggaaaatcaAAGTTctctaatatttaaaaaataaattacacgtAACCAAAGCTGATAAAAACTCcttcaaattgtatttttgagtGGGCAGAAGGCCCTGAGCTGTCAGGGCTCGCGATTAGATGACTATACTCTACAATTATACCTAACCTCAAACGCAGATATCTTCGGAACAAAGTCTCGAAACACAATTTAGTTtgaagatatgagttcatagagaAGATGCCTATGCATTTgggaacaaaaattaaaattttattttttttgatattttcgagaaaaaaatccaaggttaacccctttccaaaaaaatgcattttaaaaaatttcctccgaacTCATCGAGTAAAACAtgaaaataaaggtgtatttagCTCTATTAACAAGTGAAATTCAAGAGTTCCTATGGGGTCTAGCTGTTGAGATATTCCAaacaaatatcctttttttcttatgttcgAAAGCAGTTATTTTAGGACCAAAGCCTTAAAACACGATTTAGTTTGAAGATATGATTTTTTAGCAATTATGCCTAtgcattttgaacaaaaattaaaaatttatatttttcgagattttcgaaaaaaaactccATGTTAACCCCTTGctgaaaaaagtgaattttaaaaagtttcctCTGAATCCATCGAGAGAGAcataaaaagaaaggtctctttaagctctattaacaAGTGAAATCCAAAAGTTCCGGTGAGGTCTGGTTTTTGAGTTATTCGCaaacaaatatgtttttttctttttttgcggacaaaagtctcgaaacaagatttggtttgaagatatgagACATGCTTATGCATTTgggaacaaaaattacaaataaattgtttttgatattttcaaaaaaatcccttgacgaaataaaaagcttttttaaaaaattcctccGAATAAATGGAGTGAGACATCTAAAGAAAGATCTCCCAAAGATTTATTaataatagtggagtaactaaagcaaattattagggaacccggccgaacagctctgattttgacgatttttttttttaaacgtaggtaattaaaaatgctttaaagtctatagattaaaaattgccgatgttgccgtattgttttttaagattaaaattaaattttttttaacaaaaccaaatttttgctcaaatttcataaaacaaatgatagcaaaagattccttaggtaatttaagcaaaaaaaaatataagggagtaagggacaatcttccatagtttaagcgataaatgcaattttctaacattctgacctcgaacacaaaaaaaaaatttttgaaaacaacggctacatctacaatattttgaaatacatttttaaaaagctagaagctcattcttatctctaaaatttaaatccactaaatttaattaggagtttttgaaaaaatggtcctcaaactcagaattaaaaaaaaaatgttattaaaaaaatttaaaatgacttttttccaaactttttctaataaaatatgaatttatgttaataaaaaattttggccataaatattttcAGTTGAATTCTGAAGCAGAAAAGTTAATATATatcatacttaaaaaaaaaaaattaaaaattacttcaatttccatgtttttttttttttgataaaaactgaatttttgcattgaaataattaattttcttaaaaacttcggtaaataagaactttcaatttttgctatttaactttcaacagtaagggttattaaatgaataaaaaataattttatgtttagatgttgaactttaaaaaaaaaaaataagttacattttttttcaaaacttttttttaaaaaagttcttcgaaaatgaaatactttttaatttttttcataaaccgtaatacatattgacatttccttttttaattttaaatcataataaatgcggccaaaaatatttgaaaataaatgcattttgtattacgaaaaagtttaaaaaacgacatgttaaaattttttcaataatttttttttttcaattaacttaactttaattttaaaaatatgactaggcttctagctttttaaaaatgtatatttaaatattgtaggtgttgccgttctgttcaaatgttcttttttgtgtttgaagtcaattaataagaaaattgcatctatcgcttgaactatggaagattgtccctcactcctatatatttgttttccttgaatttcctagacaatcttttggcatcaatgaatttatgaaatttaagaaaaaattttgaaaaaaaattttgtttgttcacaaaaaccttcaattaaatttaaaaaatcaaaacggcaacaccggcaatttttaatctatagactttaaagtatttctaattaccgacgtttgaaaaaaaagatcatcaaaatctaagctgttcggccgggttccccaatattgccaatttttgagcttcagTTACTCTacattaaatgaaacttaaaagTTTCTTTGCGGTTTGTGGTTACTGAGCTATCAAAAAAGAATTATCTATaatctatagtttttttttattttaaagaaaatataaataaaaacattctgacttttttctaatttaaaaacgaaattaaaaaaaaattatcgaccccCCTTAAAATTTAGCAATGTTGAAAATAAGCGACATcttattatatacatataacaaaaacaggaaaaaaattgtaatatcttcacgTCTGTACTGGAAAACCCTTCTGGAAGACCTACTGACAAATACATTAATTAACTTTCACTAAAATCAAAATATGTACTATGTTCCTACATAAATGGTCAAGTAATTTCACCCATTTTTGatatcataaataatttttttttttttattgttcactGCTAAAATTTAAACATAACAAATTTTTGGTTACACACACATAATAAAATTTGCCATCATTATAATCATCAGCGAGTGCATCAAAAGTCATTAATATAAACGTCTGTAATCCAACAATAACATTCAACATCGAAACACAGAAAAAACACTCacatttataataaaaagaattgTAAATGCACCATTAATCTGTTTTTGGTTGGCAGTTTGGCTATTTTACGAACGAAACGATGGAAGCAACCAGTAGAAGTCAACTcccttttaaaatatatttttttcttttcctctgttttatttatttttttgtttaataaaaaagcCTCAAATACAAGCCGCATTATTTGGTTAACACTTTAGTGCTCATTAAAAGCGTTACAGAAGTCAAATTATGCCAccgaaaaaaacatttcatattttattgttgtgtgtttttttttaatatttataatatttctttttttttaatttatgtgcATTGCATGCATAATCTCACAAGAGTGACGATTTCCCAGATTGTAATTGGTGTTTTGTTGTCCAGATACAAGTAGCTTCAGGGCTTTTTTGGGCGTGTAAAGATTtataggttttgttttttttttttttttttagacatccgacttatttttattatttatgtccTTAATCGACAACGTGTTGTGGTGTTaaccaaaaaaccaaacaaaaataataatagattCTATTGTTGAAATGTTGTATTGATTTATTTCGGAAATTTTTATTGATGggctatatatttttttttttttgagaaaaaaccaCGCCTGGTTTGAATTTTACAACAAGTTTGATATATTGGTTAAAAGAACGAGTTATTTTATTTGGTCGAAATATTTGATTATTATTCCATTTTTCAtagctttttaattttttttaacatgatgAAGCTAATCTTTGGTTCAGCTTTGCGAATGTTACAAAAAACTGCCTAAACTGCTTAAAACGATTTGGCAGCACTTATTTTTCACTTACTTTGGACCGACTTGTTTAAGAAACTCTactgaagtttttaaatgatttaatgaGGAAATTGTCACACTTACTGAAGTCatccattttcttcaattttaaaatcGTCACTAATagcaaaataagaaaattgctgATCATAAATTGTTGATCATAAAATTGCTtgtctttaatttatttaaaattgtctcatatttttttttaatatcttaagtgttttataatatttttaattaaataattaaatttctaaaaacaaatCGGTCTCGATTATAATGATAGTACCACCCAGAGATGTGTTAAACAATTAGCGGTATAATTCCATTTAAATTGGCACTAACCAAAGCGTTATTACATAAACTCTCTTGCCTTATGAATAAAATTATATCTATAACCATTTATTGGCTTGGGTAAATCCAATTAAATTCTAATAATGGTTGTCATTTTGGCCAGCCAGAGATATGGAAGTTTATATGTTTTTAGATGAATATTCACAAAATGATTAACGTTAAACGCTTTATAACAAGCAATGGACGATGACAACTTTGATGGCGATTTAGTAGTCTTTTAGATGTGTGTGTGATATACCTAAGAtgaccaaaagaaaaaaaaaatcgtgttatGATGTAAATATATTGAATAATGCTAAAACTATACCTACATTCAGCTTTTTGATTGGTGGATTAAAATCTAGTGCAATGATAAAAGAAgtgatattttttgtaatttgatgAAGGAAACATTTTAGATAAGAATCTCTTGTCAGACATATTTAACGAGTTAATCGAAgtccaaaataaaatgcacgctGGGGTAACACGTATTTGCTCGTATGGTAAAACTAGCTCTAatattaaagctatttttaaacaaaaattacgttataattataatttgattCTATAAagaatttgttataaaaaaattattttattataattattaaaagtatttaaacacggttaaaatttattttggccACAACTATATGGCATTTGATTTGACTAAAAAACAGTAACCAACAATTTTGAAAGggcaattgaaatatttttaggaGAAAAACTAACGGAACTAAGGATATCTATACAAATTATAGAGTTTCTTCATATTACAAAACAATTAAGGTCGTGAACtttagtgataaaaaaaaaatatttttatgaaatatcaacggtttttgagttattgaattttccgcgaAAATAAATCGGAaattagcggacaaaatctgaaatgattaaaaacaataGGACTGGTTGATATTCAAATTcgtagctttttaaatgttaCACttccacagatttttttttgtatgacctcaacagattttttgttattcaaaattccgctaaaataagactgaactTAGTGGAGGGaaatgggaaatttttttttatgtccaaAACTGTGGCTAATTAAATGCTACTTTGATGTAGCTCTATCgagtcattttttaatttaacttaagtTATTTTTCAGAAAAGCACTTCCGGTTTGATCAGGCCAGTGGaaacatttaaaaagaaaataacttttttaatttttttgtagcgaaaacttctttagtatcgtagtgatttgaaacaagatgaaacgaaaaagcgacacgaaaaatcaattgatcataacttttttgatttaatagatagatgaatgaaatttatacaatagatgtgtaattaaaaaaataaattatgactgtgcaaaatttcaattaatttcatattcaaaattctgagataacggtgaaaagatgttcttttacattatatctttaaaaaattcttactttttttgtaggcatggtagaagtATGATTGAAGCTTCatattaaaggtgaaataataatgatataaaaaagattgtattagaagagaaaagagattgatgttttgctttttttatgaaaactaattgggttaaaaatttttagctctttttgtagatgttgtatagacattgtcgatataaatattttgagctgaaacaataagctttcaggtggtatagaatttattgtaggttgtcatataaaaaaaagtgatggaatacaaaaaagttatacttTTTCTACTTTCTTTTGTCAGTTATTgaagctttaaaaatttttttttgagcagaTCCCTAATTTTGTAGCTCTTTGTAGCACACAACACGCGAAAATCTCGATTTTGTACCTCgatcagtttttttgttattcaatattccgcttAAATTAGACGGAATCTTcatagtcaaaattttcaaaaaagttgcattttaaatttttttttctcaaaattgtagctttgcaaacAGACGAATGTGGTTCCATTTGATCGGGAAATCGTTATTGAGTGCCCTTTGATTCCGCTCtggaatttaatataaattcatTGTACTcggtttatatatttttttttaaactgacttATGTAACAAACTGTCTCGTAGATGCACTACGAAAAATGTTTGACCACTTGACACTTACAACCTTACCTATAAAGAAGCCCTCTTCCATTTCATCATTCATTTGTCTGCCCACTGCCCAcacaaaaacaccaaaaattaaTCAGTCAACTGACCTGTGATGACCAATAGATCTCTTACTCtcaaaattcttcttcttcttcttctgtaaTTCGGAACATCTTCATTGATGCTAAATATTCTTGATATTCTATATCACTATCACACCCTTTTCAATGTGTGATTTAAATATCTTTCAAAACACCGCAACTAATTGTTGTGGTCTTCGAGCTGGTCTCAATTAATCATTTTGGATTTTTCCTCCTCACTTTGCTTTTTTGGTGTCGTTCCTCTATcaacaaaactacaacaacaacaaaaaatcgaaaaaaaaaaaatcaagacatttTACCGTCACAACGCTAACTAATTCATTTGCTTGAGCCGAGGCAGACCAATAAGCCGAAGCCCATGCTGCATCCATAGATCATGCTTTTGTTGCAGAATGGCATCATGCTTTACACAATGGATATATTGGACGACGACAATGACAACAATGAAAAGTGCCCCATAGTGCTCCTTCAAttgtgttgttattgttttgtttggGTCTGACGGGGTTATATATGCTTTATGTTGCACTGCCCCAAACAAGCAAATGAACACCCGCCCGCCACCATCGCATCTCGCATCAGTTTAGTTTTCTGTAGAACGTAAATTCTCTTTTCTGATGATGAATAACACCAGTAGCTAGAGAATGTGTTTGTGTTGGACATCAGAGGGGAAGAATTGGTTGAAAATTTATAAGGGAATAAGGACGAAGAAGACAAGTGGTGATAGCACGAGGTAATCTCATTTCTCGGATGAGACAATAAACCAAAAGAGTTGTGTTGTATTTATCTACTTTTGAAACTGGCATCACCTCTATACTCGTA
This DNA window, taken from Episyrphus balteatus chromosome 2, idEpiBalt1.1, whole genome shotgun sequence, encodes the following:
- the LOC129909010 gene encoding zinc finger E-box-binding homeobox 1; this encodes MTMAEGTDPMGHHNAASHHHHHHNHHYNHYHHRLQQQQQLQQQQHHHHHLEQQHELQHQQELHTMAALSMVHQQNLTSSGGVTNTTMTAATTTPTAAENINNNNQPYVTNNNMPWKQRKRKRLSAVLDKLHNNNVANHLNNNNNNSNNNNNNNVDEDGYIAKRSSSADEDSGEDLSTSESPRISVSPLQLAEVNDVDNQLHVDIKTEQLPSPYDRYFPIPSPLFGYYLHTKYLNEVFRRRNDLYAGSAAPSTPSSMQDSPPQKAPSGHQDHPPPSQAPQQQQQQLSQPTPAQASSPPIPSPRSMSDSRQSPKQQQQQQLQQHHPERQPIKQEMPPPQERPLDLSTRGKKLYTPPSPLPPLPPSPMAMPPHSPHQAHYPMQPPHPGMIKCEIPSGAAAPPTLHMQHGGHVGVPVVKGDVASPTTKESVAWRYNLDVSPVVEEMPPGSDVAYVCPVCGQMFSLHDRLAKHMASRHKSRNPSTDIAKAYCCEVCNRSFARSDMLTRHMRLHTGVKPYTCKVCGQVFSRSDHLSTHQRTHTGEKPYKCPQCPYAACRRDMITRHMRTHTRYEAQQRGTNNNNNNNNNNSNLNNNNNNGSSGGIMDSPILTDVKMNIPLLVKSENDLAKGHHKSSPMHLAGLSMPLVVKTESA